The following are encoded together in the Corynebacterium jeikeium genome:
- the tuf gene encoding elongation factor Tu, translating to MAKAKFERSKPHVNIGTIGHVDHGKTTTTAAITKVLADAFPEANKSFAFDAIDKAPEEKERGITINISHVEYETEKRHYAHVDAPGHADYIKNMITGAAQMDGAILVVAATDGPMPQTREHVLLARQVGVPYILVALNKCDMVDDEELLELVEMEVRELLAEQEFDEEAPVVHISALKALEGDEKWGKQILELMQACDDSIPDPERETDKPFLMPVEDIFTITGRGTVVTGRVERGILNLNDEVEILGIREKSQKTTVTSIEMFNKLLDTAEAGDNAALLLRGLKREDVERGQIVAKPGAYTPHTEFEGSVYVLSKDEGGRHTPFFDNYRPQFYFRTTDVTGVVKLPEGTEMVMPGDNVDMSVTLIQPVAMDEGLRFAIREGGRTVGAGRVTKITK from the coding sequence GTGGCGAAGGCTAAGTTCGAGCGTTCCAAGCCGCACGTAAACATCGGCACCATTGGTCACGTCGACCACGGCAAGACCACCACCACTGCCGCGATCACCAAGGTTCTGGCTGACGCATTCCCCGAGGCCAACAAGTCCTTCGCTTTCGACGCCATCGATAAGGCGCCGGAGGAGAAGGAGCGTGGCATCACGATCAACATCTCCCACGTTGAGTACGAGACCGAGAAGCGCCACTACGCTCACGTTGACGCTCCGGGTCACGCCGACTACATCAAGAACATGATCACCGGTGCTGCTCAGATGGACGGCGCTATCCTGGTTGTTGCTGCAACCGATGGCCCGATGCCGCAGACCCGCGAGCACGTTCTGCTGGCTCGCCAGGTTGGCGTTCCTTACATCCTGGTTGCACTGAACAAGTGCGACATGGTTGACGATGAGGAGCTGCTGGAGCTCGTCGAGATGGAGGTTCGCGAGCTGCTGGCCGAGCAGGAGTTCGACGAGGAAGCTCCGGTTGTTCACATCTCCGCACTGAAGGCCCTGGAGGGCGACGAGAAGTGGGGCAAGCAGATCCTCGAGCTCATGCAGGCTTGTGACGACTCCATCCCGGATCCGGAGCGCGAGACCGACAAGCCGTTCCTGATGCCGGTTGAGGACATCTTCACCATTACCGGTCGCGGTACCGTTGTTACCGGCCGTGTTGAGCGTGGCATCCTGAACCTGAACGATGAGGTCGAGATCCTGGGTATCCGCGAGAAGTCCCAGAAGACCACCGTTACCTCCATCGAGATGTTCAACAAGCTGCTGGACACCGCAGAGGCTGGCGACAACGCTGCACTGCTGCTGCGTGGTCTGAAGCGCGAGGACGTTGAGCGTGGCCAGATCGTTGCTAAGCCGGGCGCGTACACCCCGCACACCGAGTTCGAGGGCTCCGTTTACGTTCTGTCCAAGGACGAGGGCGGCCGCCACACCCCGTTCTTCGACAACTACCGTCCGCAGTTCTACTTCCGCACCACCGACGTTACCGGTGTTGTGAAGCTGCCGGAGGGCACCGAGATGGTTATGCCGGGCGACAACGTTGACATGTCCGTCACCCTGATCCAGCCGGTCGCAATGGACGAGGGCCTGCGCTTCGCTATCCGTGAGGGTGGCCGCACCGTTGGCGCTGGCCGCGTTACCAAGAT